A stretch of DNA from Pseudopipra pipra isolate bDixPip1 chromosome 1, bDixPip1.hap1, whole genome shotgun sequence:
TCAAAGTGTTTCTATAGAATGACCTCATGGAAAAGACAACAAAGTAGTgcattattttgattttgagaCTTCAAAAGATTTACAAAAACTAAAATGTAATTTGCAACCTGGAGCTTCTCTTCTACCCCACTCTTCCCCTCAGGCCTGCTGGGAATaaggggagaggcagaagggaaggaaggtaAACATGGGCTGCTATGAGAGATAAACATACTGTAGTGAGGAGGCTTATTGCCTGGCAACTACAGTCCTGTTAGATACTATATTTGCCCTTTATTGTGACAACCACAgaactcttcctttttttgctgaCAAACCGGTCTGTTCTTAAAGCATGGTAAATTCTTGAAAGATTTAGAGCTTCATTTCCTGTTACATTTGTAGTTATGTTTCTAATTTATTTAAGTCCTGTTTGTTAATTACAGACAGTtgtttgtgtttaaaataaGCAGCAGAGCACAAGTCATCAGAAAACTGGGTCAGtggctcccagtgctcctggaGTCAGCTGGGGCCTGAGGGAGGGTGCTGGTGTCACACCAAGGAGGACTCAGCCAAGGCTTCACTTCCTGTCTGGGCTCGGAGCTGCTGGTTGTGTTGCCTCCCTTCGGGTAGAGCTGCTCACTGGAGGGAAACTGGTGGGAGGCCACAGGCTTAGGTGGGTGTGTGAGCAGCTAGGTCCTACTGTTAGAGGGGACCTGGTGGGTGTTTCTATCCCTGCTTGGTTAAGCAAAACTGATGCTAGCACTTCAAAACAGTCTGCAGCTGGGCCTGGTGAGTTTAATGTTAGCTTTAATAAAAACTTACTCTTCAAGTTCATACATTTGGGAGGTAGTTGTCAGAAGACAACCTGTTGTAGACAGGTGTCTCACACCTCAGGGTCCTCTTCTGTCCAGCCATTACAGAGGGAGCCTTCAGCAAGTGCAGTCCTGCGGCAAAGAGGTGTCAACTTTGCCTCTTCAGCTTGGGAAATTTACAATATATGTTAAATTTAAAGTCAAATACAAATCATTAGATAGTAGCTTAGATGATGGAGTTAAGATATCTGCTGGTAACTGTAAAACCAATTCACACTCGTTTTGATTTGAGCTAGCACTAGTACAGACATACATTTTCAACTTGGATTCACAGTTTATTTAAGTGTCATATTCTTAAGCAGCTTGAGTCCTGAATTCATGCAGCTGTATTATTCCAGTTGCTCAGCTAAAGACAAATAAATGTGTGATCTCAGTTCACGtgtgtttaaaattaaaggggacTTTGTAGAATAGAGCTTGGTCTGAATGAGACTTACTGAAAATGAGGAAATGTGTCTTCTGACTCACCCTTTCAGTCTCACTTATGTTAATTCTAACTTAGTTTTTATATTAAGACTACctgtgggggaaaaataatAGAAACTTCAGATTAAAAGTACTTTGTAATACTAAGTTGTGCTTGAATCAGCTTATACCTTCCTCTAGGTTCTGGTGGTTCTATACCTACTTCAGATTACTGAGACACAATTATTTCAAGTTATagctttattaattttctgaGAGCAGTGAAATCTTAAACGTTCATTTGACAGTAACCAACATAATTTCAAAACTATGCTCTTGTATAGATGACGTTCCTTTCAAGCAACAGCATTTGTAAAGGAATGCACATTCTCtgagaacattttcttttgctcagtCACTCAGTGCTTTTGTTTACAAACATGCCACTCAGCAGGCCAATTTGTGTGGCAGTACTTGTGTTTCTCTGGTGCAGATACTACATTTTCTTGTATGTTCTGAAATGCTTGCCATGATCTAACTTCTCATTTATCTTTTATAATTGTTTATGTAGGCAGTCGTGGCCAACAAAAATTGATGTCCCCCAAGATCTGGAGGATGACCTTACGGCATCTCCTCTCTCCCACGCAACTGTTCCTCAGTCACCAGCTCGCACGGCTGAGAACGTTCTCAACGGCCACAGGAGCAAGGCCCTGGGGGATTCAGCCAAGAAGGAAGATATCCCTGAGCTGGCTGGGCCGGCGCTGTCGGCTGTCCCATCGGTGAGCTTAAAACCTACCACAAGTGGCCGGAAGTGCTTGTTCAGAGTAGAGGAAGAcgaagaggaggatgaggaagatAAAAAACCTATTTCTCTTTCTACTCAAGTCGTTCTGCGTCGTAAGCCTTCGGTTACAAACCGTCTTACTTCCAGGAAGAGTGCACCAGTCCTCAATCAGATATTCGAGGAGGGTGAGTCTGATGACGAGTTTGACATGGACGAGAACTTACCGCCAAAGCTGAGCAGGTTAAAAATGAACATTGCCTCACCCAGCACCGTGCACAAACGCTATCACCGCAGGAAAAGCCAGGGACGGGGCTCCAGTTGCAGCAGCTCAGAAACGAGCGATGACGACTCAGAAAGTAGGAGACGCCTCGACAAAGACAGTGGGTTTACTTACTCCTGGCACAGGCGGGATAGTAGCGAAGGGCCAcctggcagccagggagatggtggtGGACAAAGCAAACCAAGCAATGGAAACGGAGGGGTAGACAAAACAAGTCCCAGTGACAACAACAAAGGTGGGGGGAGTCCCTCCGGTGGCTCCAGCGGTAGCACCAACAACACTTCAGGTTCCACCCGGAGATGCGCTGGATCCGGAAACTCCATGCAGCTGTCGTCCAGAAGTGCAGGGGAACTGGTTGAAAGCCTGAAGTTAATGAGCCTTTGCCTGGGTTCACAGATTCACGGCAGCACAAAATACATTATTGATCCTCAAAACAATCTGTCCTTTTCCAGTGTAAAAGTACAGGAGAAATCAACATGGAAAATGTGTATAAGCTCCAGTGGAAGCGCAAACCAGGCTTCGTCGTTGGGCAGcctgaaatttttttccaacCAAATGTCAGACACAACAAACGAATTGGAACGGATAAAGAACAGGAACTTGAAAAACAATGTGCTACAACTACCTCTCTGTGAAAAGATGATATCTGTGAATATTCAGCGGAACCCAAAGGAAGGGCTGCTGTGTACCTCCAGTCAAACCAGTTGTTGTCATGTCATTTGACGATGACCTGACTTTGACAGCTCGATCTGCTTGACAGCATCATTCTTCCTGGTCAGAGCTGCAAACACCTTGTCACGGACCCCCTTTTATTGTCTTAAGATTTTTAAGTGGGCTTTGAGCAGTTATTTATTACACTttaattttgtgtttgcttGATGGTATGACAATGCATGGTCTTTGCATGCTGCTAgccaatatatttttctttttcaacaaaACAGAATACTTTATTGtgtaatttttacatttataatTTTACTATGTAAGATCTggattaaattaaaataaatatctggATCCTAATGTAAATGAAGCACTTAGAAGTTTCATGTTCTGCACTTAAACTAGAGAGAGAAGCTTTTGTTTGCCTGTGAAATGTTAATTCTTGTTCTGACCTTCTGTGATAACTAAAATATGTGATATGTGGCATACTTCTATGTGTCTGAAACAGAACCAAAGCAATAATGTTTTGATGCTGAAAACTCTTCAGGGAGCTTTCAGATGTTCCAAGGCTTGTGCAAAGCAAAGATGCACTGAAAATTAGTGATCTTGAAATATGATTTTAAACCCACACCTATTTGTCTTAAGCTATGATACGGATAAAGTTGTGGCTcaaaaatcaaactgaaaaGATCTTGTTTTGCTTAGAGGcagttttcttttggaaaaaaaaaaaggcaagtagATTTGTAAGGCAGCTTTCTCCCATAGAAATATGTTAATATTACAAGCAGACAatcttttttaatataacaAAGGTAAATTATTAAGTCTACTTCTGAGTTTTTACATGctaactgaaaataaagtatttgTATGAATTACTTTTGTTAGTAGTATATCATGACATCTAATATTTTAGGTTTTTACCTTTTAAACCCTCTCCCCtgtcctctcctcccttccctgagATTCCAGAAGGCAATAAGGGATGGCAAACCTTTAGGTAATTGGATTCACATTGAAATTGTTATTGTCATTTACATTTTTGTCATTATTACTGTTTTTAAGACTTAAAATACTGCTGTTCCCCACATGTTCCCCACTTATTTTTCCTCAGTAATAATGCTTTTTCATAAAGTCCATTTAAAATAGCCTATaggaaaatgtttatttcacaGCTCTCAGCCTTCCTGTTGGGTTTCCCATTGCCATGGCAAGGTCTTGATTTAGAGTATTTCTGTATAAAAGGATACTTTTGACCAGATGAATTAACTTTGTGGAATTTTATTATCTAGAATAAAATATATTGCAGATTCCTAGTTTTGGGAAGGGcaagaatgttttattttttcatgctgTGCACTGGGTCTTCTAAGCAATGCTAGTGAAACTGGGGGTACTATGTAGCAGCGCCCTGGGCAGACCTTGGGTGTCCCAAAGGAGTTTGACACTGTTGAGCATCTTGTAACACTTGCAGAACGGTCAAATAGAGCGTGTTTCATGTCCGCCAAGGAGGGAGCGGAGAACCAAAGCGGGGCTTACACTCAGTCAGGATGTGTGCAGCTCACGACAGCTCTTTTCGTTACTGAAAGGCTTCAGAGAGTCTGAGTTGTGTGGGGTGTCCTTCCTGGCGAGcctgcctgtccttcctgaGGTTCTGCTTCCTGAGCAAGGCAAAGTGTTTTGCTTCTTTAAGTTTTTGAACTCTAGTTGCAGTTTAGTTAAAAGCTACAAAAGTAGATGTGTGGGTGAAGCCATAGAACATATTTGCTTGAAATTTTTGAGCAGGGATCTTACCAAGGGCCAGAAATGAGATGTGTGGTTCACAGACAGTGAGCGTAACATCCACGTAGGAGACGAGTTTATAAAGGGCATTGGCAATAAACTTTATTTGTTGCAGCTTTTTTCCAAGTATTGTAAATACTCTTTCCTGATATTATGTACAGCCTTGGAATGGCACCTTTTAACTAACCCCGGGTGTATTTTGTTTCCAATGTTTTTATATACGACTGTATATATGGTGCTCACTTTAGAACAGCAGTGTTGACCATTTATGCTGCATAGTTGTATTATAGCCTTATAGTTGTGTGTGGCTGGTTGAACCTCTGGGTGTACAGATGTGTTAGTCTGAGTGGTGTCCTTTCCCCATTTGTTGATAGGTGAATGATTGTGCATGTGGTGTACGTCGTGTTATGTCGTCACGTAAAAGGAAGGGCGAGAATAACCACTACATTAAGATAATATTGGACCAAACTATTTAGAGCAAGTAAACAGTTTCTTGTACCCCTTAACGTGTCTTTAAGAGTTGCATATAGTTACAGTAGTGTATAAAGTAAATATTGTGGAAAAACAGTTAgtcttgtatttttctgtatgtgtgtatataaatatatataaaaaaagtaatGTACCTCTAGCAACTTAATCTGTATTTAAGATGTGACAATCTTGACACAGAATTTTAAGAGTAGCAGTCTAAATAAGCAGCATTAATGAACAGAAGTATAAAAATTTCTCACCAAGAAAGAATCCATGTATGTGTGTTAAGAGGGTACAGAAATATCATCTGATCTTATTGCTTCCAGCAATGTTTGGCTTTTTCACTGTATAAACATTCATGGTGTGCGACAGAAATGGAAAATCCAGTTAATAAAAGTGATATCCTGATTGATGCATAACCGATGATTAGCATGTGGATGCGGTTTGTTTCTCCTGGCGTTCGGGGTGTCAGGGTGGCACAGGCTCCAGGCTGAGTCCCCATGCACAGcacaaattaaaatagaaagcaGTGGAAATGTCAGATTAGGTGCCTTGCAAAAAGCCAACTTTGTGTGGGGATGAACATTAATTTGCGAATTTCCAGTTATTCTCTTGCACAGATCAAACTTGCTCACTTGGGCTTTGTCACAGTTGGCATCTACTAGAAGAGCTTTTTGTCTGAAGGCTGAGGTAGCCGTTCCTACAGAACTTCAGAATGGTTTAGTAAACCTGACACGCCGCTGTTCAGGTGGAGGACATGGGTGCTAGACCTGGGCAGCTTAAACCCTCTTAGTGGCTGGTGCTTTCTGGCAGCTCTGGAGAACAGGACACGAGGGGTTCCAGTCTCAGCTAAAATGTTTGCTGTGCATGTGCCCAGGTCACTCAGATGAGTCTGATCTCAGCCACACTGTCTGTTACAGtcctgggaggggagggacgcctctcccagccctgacACCACTCTTGGGGGAAGGAAGTTGCTTCAGTGCTCTCAGGCTGCCCTTGTTAGATGGACTGATGGGTTGTGTGCCAAATCTGCACAGGTGCTGTGCGAAGTAGTATTTACAAAGGCGTGAGTTGACGTTTCACCAGTATAGATTGTTTTTAATCCAGACCTAACCCACTGCTGTTCTTTGCAACGTAAAATGGGTAATAGTAAAAAAACACCCAACGTAAGTCATCACTTACAAACTGCTGTGCCGTAAGGTGCGGTTAGGAGAGTGATGCTGCTCACTGCTGTACTTTTTCCAAGGCCCTGTGAAAGGCAGTTTAGGCTGaggaggggacagcagcaccagcccacTCTGCCCCACCAGTACGTGCCACAGTGCAGTGCACAGCGCTGCCTCTGAGCTGCTTCTGACGTCTTCTCATGCATAGCACCAGTTGCCCCTCAGAGGTGTCTGTGTTTGGAGCAGCACACACTGCGCTGCTGCAGTGATTTAACACAGAGCTTGTGAGTTAACTGCTCCTGGAGCACAGACTGTAACCAGCCAGAGAGGGTACAGACACTGGGATTAATGCCATCCAACAGGTTATGGGAATATATGCCATTAATGTTGCTTTATGCCTGGCCACTTATGCAGAGCTGTATCCACGGGCTTGTACAGCTGGGACCTCACCAATGCTGAAGAGCTTTCCAGGTCCAGTCACTGCAAAACAGG
This window harbors:
- the SNRK gene encoding SNF-related serine/threonine-protein kinase, with product MAGFKRGYDGKIAGLYDLDKTLGRGHFAVVKLARHVFTGEKVAVKVIDKTKLDTLATGHLFQEVRCMKLVQHPNIVRLYEVIDTQTKLYLILELGDGGDMFDYIMKHEEGLNEDLAKKYFAQIVHAISYCHKLHVVHRDLKPENVVFFEKQGLVKLTDFGFSNKFQPGKKLTTSCGSLAYSAPEILLGDEYDAPAVDIWSLGVILFMLVCGQPPFQEANDSETLTMIMDCKYTVPPHVSKECKDLITRMLQRDPKRRASLEEIENHAWLQGVDPSPATKYNIPLVSYKNLSEEEHNSIIQRMVLGDIADRDTIVEALETNKYNHITATYFLLAERILREKQEKEIQTRSASPSNIKAQFRQSWPTKIDVPQDLEDDLTASPLSHATVPQSPARTAENVLNGHRSKALGDSAKKEDIPELAGPALSAVPSVSLKPTTSGRKCLFRVEEDEEEDEEDKKPISLSTQVVLRRKPSVTNRLTSRKSAPVLNQIFEEGESDDEFDMDENLPPKLSRLKMNIASPSTVHKRYHRRKSQGRGSSCSSSETSDDDSESRRRLDKDSGFTYSWHRRDSSEGPPGSQGDGGGQSKPSNGNGGVDKTSPSDNNKGGGSPSGGSSGSTNNTSGSTRRCAGSGNSMQLSSRSAGELVESLKLMSLCLGSQIHGSTKYIIDPQNNLSFSSVKVQEKSTWKMCISSSGSANQASSLGSLKFFSNQMSDTTNELERIKNRNLKNNVLQLPLCEKMISVNIQRNPKEGLLCTSSQTSCCHVI